From Neisseria musculi, the proteins below share one genomic window:
- the tgt gene encoding tRNA guanosine(34) transglycosylase Tgt: MLKFTLHKTDGHARRGTLELNHGSIETPVFMPVGTYGSVKAMSPGNLHDIKAQIILGNTYHLWLRPGLEVIEQFGGLHRFIGWSKPILTDSGGFQVFSLADMRKLTEEGCTFKSPINGDKLFLSPEISMKIQTTLNSDIVMQLDECTPGEATRAQAEKSLQMSLRWAERSKKAFEDLNNPNALFGIVQGAMYEELREQSLRGLEQFDFPGLAIGGLSVGEPKPEMYRILRAIGPMLPAHKPHYLMGVGTPEDLVYGVAHGVDMFDCVMPTRNARNGWLFTRFGDIKIKNAKHRQDTRPLDKSCTCYTCRNFSRAYLYHLHKAGEILGAQLNTIHNLHFYQVIMAEMREAIEQGKFADWQAQFHENRARGAN; this comes from the coding sequence ATGCTTAAATTCACCCTGCACAAAACCGATGGACACGCCCGCCGCGGCACGCTCGAACTCAACCACGGCAGCATCGAAACTCCCGTGTTTATGCCGGTCGGCACCTATGGCTCGGTAAAAGCCATGTCGCCCGGCAATCTGCACGATATCAAAGCGCAGATTATTCTCGGCAACACCTATCATTTATGGCTGCGCCCCGGGCTGGAAGTTATCGAACAATTCGGCGGTCTGCACCGCTTTATCGGCTGGAGCAAACCGATTCTCACCGATTCGGGCGGATTTCAGGTATTTTCGCTCGCCGATATGCGCAAACTCACCGAAGAAGGCTGCACCTTCAAAAGCCCGATTAACGGCGACAAACTGTTTTTGTCGCCCGAAATCTCGATGAAAATCCAAACCACGCTCAATTCCGACATCGTAATGCAGCTCGATGAATGTACCCCCGGCGAAGCCACCCGTGCCCAGGCAGAAAAATCGCTGCAAATGAGCCTGCGCTGGGCGGAACGCAGTAAAAAAGCCTTTGAAGATTTGAATAACCCCAATGCCCTGTTCGGCATCGTGCAGGGCGCGATGTATGAAGAGCTGCGCGAACAATCACTACGCGGGCTGGAGCAGTTTGACTTTCCCGGGCTGGCTATCGGCGGCTTATCAGTGGGCGAACCCAAACCCGAAATGTACCGCATATTGCGTGCCATCGGCCCGATGCTGCCCGCGCACAAACCGCATTATCTGATGGGCGTGGGCACACCCGAGGACCTGGTATACGGCGTGGCGCACGGCGTGGATATGTTCGACTGCGTGATGCCCACCCGCAACGCCCGCAACGGCTGGCTGTTTACCCGCTTCGGCGACATCAAAATCAAAAACGCCAAACACCGCCAAGACACCCGCCCGCTCGATAAAAGCTGCACCTGCTACACCTGCCGCAACTTCAGCCGCGCCTATCTCTATCATTTGCACAAAGCCGGCGAAATTCTCGGCGCACAGTTAAACACCATACACAATCTGCATTTTTATCAAGTGATCATGGCCGAAATGCGCGAAGCCATCGAACAAGGCAAGTTTGCCGACTGGCAGGCACAGTTCCACGAAAACCGCGCGCGCGGAGCAAACTAA
- a CDS encoding aldolase/citrate lyase family protein, with the protein MKLRRSMLFVPGANAAMVSTSFIYRPDTIMFDLEDSVALSEKDTARMLVAHALQHPLYREMETLVRVNPLSSEYGLVDLNAAVRGGASGIRLPKTDGPQDIADMEAEIEKIERACGREVGCTLMLAAIESPQGILAANEIAKASKRLIGIALGAEDYVRAMKTERSPEGIELMFARSTILHAARANGLMAFDTVYSDVRNEEGFLREAALIKQMGFDGKSLINPSQIALIHNLFAPTQKEVEQAERIIRAAEEAAQAGIGVVSLNGKMVDTPIIERSHLILQRAQTSGIREE; encoded by the coding sequence ATGAAACTGCGCCGCTCCATGCTGTTTGTGCCGGGCGCTAACGCCGCAATGGTCAGCACATCGTTTATCTATCGGCCCGACACCATTATGTTTGACTTGGAAGATTCGGTCGCCCTGTCTGAAAAAGACACCGCCCGTATGCTGGTGGCGCACGCGCTGCAACACCCGCTCTACCGCGAAATGGAAACGCTGGTGCGCGTGAACCCGCTCTCTTCCGAATACGGTCTGGTCGACTTGAATGCGGCAGTGCGCGGCGGTGCCAGTGGCATCCGCCTGCCCAAAACTGACGGACCGCAGGATATCGCCGATATGGAGGCCGAAATCGAGAAAATCGAGCGCGCTTGTGGCCGAGAAGTGGGTTGCACGCTGATGCTGGCCGCCATCGAATCGCCGCAGGGGATTTTGGCCGCCAACGAAATCGCCAAAGCCTCGAAACGCCTGATCGGCATTGCTTTGGGGGCGGAAGACTATGTGCGCGCCATGAAAACCGAGCGCTCGCCCGAAGGCATCGAACTGATGTTCGCCCGCTCCACCATTCTGCACGCGGCCCGCGCCAACGGCCTGATGGCGTTTGATACGGTGTACTCCGACGTGCGCAATGAAGAGGGCTTTTTGCGCGAAGCCGCTTTAATCAAGCAGATGGGCTTCGACGGCAAATCACTGATCAATCCTTCGCAAATCGCCCTGATTCACAACCTGTTCGCCCCCACCCAGAAAGAAGTTGAGCAGGCCGAGCGCATTATCCGCGCCGCCGAAGAGGCCGCGCAGGCGGGCATCGGCGTGGTGTCGCTCAACGGCAAAATGGTCGATACCCCGATTATCGAACGTTCGCACTTGATTTTGCAGCGCGCGCAAACTTCAGGCATACGCGAGGAATAA
- the ung gene encoding uracil-DNA glycosylase, translating to MQTWQEALGAEKQQPYFQHILNTVKAERISGQTVYPPAADVFNAFKATEFGRVKVVVLGQDPYHGAGQAHGLAFSVRPEVDIPPSLANIYKELAGDIEGFLIPNHGCLQHWAQQGVLLLNTVLTVRAHQAHSHAALGWEQFTDRVIEQLNEHRRNVVFMLWGSHAQKKGAFIDRSRHLVLSAPHPSPLSAYRGFFGCRHFSQANAYLQRHGLDGIDWQV from the coding sequence ATGCAAACTTGGCAAGAAGCCCTCGGCGCAGAGAAGCAGCAGCCTTATTTCCAACATATTCTGAACACCGTTAAAGCCGAGCGCATAAGCGGGCAAACGGTGTATCCGCCTGCGGCAGATGTGTTTAACGCGTTTAAAGCCACTGAGTTTGGCCGGGTGAAAGTGGTGGTTTTGGGGCAGGACCCTTACCACGGCGCAGGGCAGGCGCACGGGCTGGCGTTTTCGGTGCGCCCCGAAGTAGATATTCCGCCGTCGCTGGCGAATATTTATAAAGAGCTGGCCGGCGACATCGAAGGTTTTCTCATTCCCAACCACGGTTGTCTGCAACATTGGGCGCAGCAGGGCGTGCTGCTGCTCAACACCGTGCTCACCGTGCGCGCGCATCAGGCGCATTCCCACGCCGCGCTGGGTTGGGAGCAGTTTACTGACCGTGTGATTGAACAATTAAACGAACACCGCCGCAACGTGGTGTTTATGCTGTGGGGCAGCCATGCGCAGAAAAAAGGCGCGTTTATCGACCGCAGCCGCCATCTGGTGTTAAGCGCGCCGCACCCCTCGCCGCTATCGGCCTATCGGGGTTTTTTCGGCTGCCGCCATTTTTCGCAGGCTAACGCTTACTTGCAGCGGCACGGCTTGGACGGGATAGACTGGCAGGTGTAG
- the citF gene encoding citrate lyase subunit alpha, with amino-acid sequence MSKSREQRVTKGTANSQYRAFEPVVKKVKLSNEYLSRKICPSIQAAVRACGLEDGMTVSFHHSYRGGDFVLNMVMDVLAGMGFHNLTVAASSLSGCHDPMIAHIRNGVVRKIYTSGLRGKLGEFISQGHMEEPVQIHSHGGRVQLMQSGELVPDVALLAVPSCDSFGNACGYIGNNICGSLGYAKADAQFARKVVLVTEAVKPYPHSPAGVYQDQVDYIVVVDAVGDSSKIGAGSTRMTTNPRELLIARRAADVIEKSGYFQNGFSLQTGSGGASLAVTRFLEDKMRRRNISASFALGGITASMVDLHEKGLIEKLIDVQSFDSTATASLARNPGHIEISANQYANLGSKGASVERLDVVVLSALEIDTEFNVNVITGSDGIIRGASGGHCDTASGARLAMIVAPLVRGRIPTVVKDVLTTVTPGEHIDILVTDHGIAVNPKRPKLAARLHEAGIETVPIEALYQRAVMLTGEPDAIRFTERPVAMIRYRDGSVIDTVYQIAATTEG; translated from the coding sequence ATGAGCAAAAGCAGAGAACAACGCGTTACCAAAGGCACAGCCAACAGCCAATACCGCGCTTTCGAGCCGGTGGTGAAAAAAGTGAAACTTTCCAACGAATACCTGTCGCGCAAAATCTGCCCCAGCATCCAAGCCGCCGTCAGAGCCTGCGGCTTGGAAGACGGCATGACGGTTTCGTTCCACCACTCCTACCGCGGCGGCGATTTCGTGCTGAATATGGTAATGGATGTATTGGCGGGCATGGGCTTTCACAACCTCACCGTGGCTGCCAGCTCGCTTTCGGGCTGCCACGATCCGATGATCGCCCATATCCGCAACGGCGTGGTGCGCAAAATCTATACTTCCGGCCTGCGCGGCAAGCTCGGCGAATTTATTTCGCAAGGGCATATGGAAGAACCGGTGCAGATTCACTCGCATGGCGGCCGCGTGCAACTGATGCAGAGCGGTGAGTTGGTGCCGGACGTGGCGCTTCTGGCGGTGCCCAGTTGCGATAGTTTCGGTAATGCCTGCGGCTATATCGGCAACAACATCTGCGGTTCGCTCGGTTATGCTAAAGCCGATGCACAGTTCGCCCGCAAAGTGGTGCTGGTAACCGAAGCGGTGAAACCCTATCCGCACAGCCCAGCCGGTGTTTACCAAGATCAGGTGGACTACATCGTGGTGGTGGACGCGGTGGGCGACTCCAGCAAAATTGGCGCAGGATCCACCCGTATGACTACTAACCCGCGTGAGTTGCTGATTGCCCGCCGTGCCGCCGACGTGATTGAAAAATCAGGCTATTTTCAAAACGGTTTTTCGCTGCAAACCGGTTCGGGCGGTGCCTCGCTGGCCGTTACCCGCTTTTTGGAAGACAAAATGCGCCGCCGGAACATCAGCGCCTCATTTGCGCTTGGCGGCATCACGGCCAGCATGGTGGATCTGCATGAAAAAGGGCTGATAGAGAAGCTGATTGACGTGCAGAGCTTCGACAGCACGGCTACCGCTTCGCTGGCGCGCAATCCCGGTCATATCGAAATCAGTGCCAACCAATACGCCAATTTAGGCTCCAAAGGCGCATCGGTGGAAAGGCTGGACGTGGTGGTGTTGAGTGCGCTCGAAATCGACACAGAGTTTAATGTAAACGTAATCACCGGTTCAGATGGCATCATCCGCGGTGCCTCGGGCGGCCATTGTGATACTGCATCGGGTGCGCGTTTGGCCATGATTGTGGCACCGTTGGTGCGTGGCCGTATTCCTACCGTGGTGAAAGATGTGCTGACCACGGTAACGCCCGGCGAACACATCGACATTCTGGTTACCGACCACGGCATCGCCGTCAACCCCAAACGCCCCAAACTGGCGGCGCGGCTGCACGAGGCCGGCATCGAAACCGTGCCGATCGAAGCGCTCTACCAACGCGCGGTGATGCTGACGGGCGAACCCGACGCCATCCGCTTCACCGAGCGGCCGGTGGCGATGATCCGCTACCGCGACGGCAGCGTGATCGACACCGTTTATCAAATCGCCGCCACCACGGAAGGTTAA
- a CDS encoding copper chaperone PCu(A)C: MKKIPAILLAAALSQTAWAADITVEQPWARATVEGMTMGGAFMNITNNTGKNDFLIGGSSAVADKVEVHTHVNDNGVMRMREVAGGIPLKAGQTTELKPGSYHIMFMGLKKQLKLGDKVEVTLKFKRAKPQTVTMEVQNVPKTNGNADSHGMKHTH; encoded by the coding sequence ATGAAGAAAATACCGGCAATATTGCTGGCCGCCGCACTCAGCCAAACAGCGTGGGCAGCAGACATCACCGTAGAGCAACCCTGGGCGCGCGCTACCGTGGAAGGCATGACGATGGGCGGCGCCTTCATGAACATCACCAACAACACCGGCAAAAACGATTTTCTTATCGGCGGCAGCAGTGCAGTAGCCGACAAAGTGGAGGTACACACGCATGTGAACGACAATGGCGTGATGCGTATGCGCGAAGTAGCGGGCGGCATCCCCTTGAAAGCCGGCCAAACCACCGAACTGAAGCCCGGCAGCTACCACATCATGTTTATGGGTTTGAAAAAGCAGCTGAAACTGGGCGATAAAGTGGAGGTTACTTTGAAATTCAAACGCGCCAAACCGCAAACCGTTACCATGGAAGTACAAAACGTACCGAAAACCAACGGCAATGCCGACAGCCACGGTATGAAACACACGCATTAA
- the gshB gene encoding glutathione synthase, which produces MKILFIADPLATFKTYKDTTYAMMREMAARGWALFHTLSSGLSVQNGMVAAQAAPFEFVGAENDNGHEWFRAGKQIQTALKDFDAVIMRTDPPFDMQYLYATQLLTLAEGQGAKVFNSGQAMRDFNEKLAILNFSRFTAPTLVSTCATDVRAFLQEHGDIIVKPLDGMGGMGIFRLTGADPNTGSILETLMQLDTRTIMAQRYLPEIVHGDKRVLVIGGEVVPFALARIPQQGETRGNLAAGGRGVAQELSARDREIAETLAPELKRRGILLAGLDVIGDCLTEVNVTSPTGFQEIMKQKGFDAAAMFADTVAAWAKP; this is translated from the coding sequence ATGAAAATCTTATTTATCGCCGACCCGTTGGCAACGTTCAAAACCTATAAAGACACCACCTACGCCATGATGCGCGAAATGGCCGCGCGCGGTTGGGCGCTGTTCCACACCCTGAGCAGCGGGCTTTCGGTGCAGAACGGCATGGTGGCCGCTCAGGCTGCACCGTTTGAATTTGTTGGTGCCGAAAACGATAACGGCCACGAATGGTTCAGGGCAGGAAAACAAATTCAGACAGCCTTGAAAGATTTCGATGCCGTGATTATGCGCACCGACCCGCCTTTCGATATGCAGTATCTCTACGCCACCCAACTGCTTACGCTGGCCGAAGGGCAGGGCGCGAAAGTGTTCAACAGCGGGCAGGCCATGCGCGATTTCAACGAAAAACTGGCGATTCTGAATTTCAGCCGCTTCACCGCGCCTACGCTGGTGAGCACCTGCGCCACCGATGTGCGCGCCTTTTTACAGGAACACGGCGACATCATCGTGAAACCGCTGGACGGCATGGGCGGCATGGGCATCTTCCGCCTCACCGGAGCCGACCCCAACACCGGCAGCATACTTGAAACCCTGATGCAGCTCGACACCCGCACCATCATGGCGCAGCGTTATCTGCCCGAAATCGTGCACGGCGACAAACGCGTGTTGGTGATCGGCGGCGAAGTGGTACCGTTTGCGCTGGCACGTATCCCGCAACAGGGCGAAACGCGCGGCAATTTGGCCGCAGGCGGGCGCGGCGTGGCGCAGGAGCTTTCCGCACGCGACCGCGAAATTGCCGAAACCCTGGCGCCCGAATTGAAACGCCGGGGCATTTTGCTGGCGGGTTTGGACGTGATTGGCGACTGCCTCACCGAAGTCAACGTAACCAGCCCCACCGGTTTTCAAGAAATCATGAAACAGAAAGGTTTCGATGCGGCCGCCATGTTTGCCGACACCGTTGCGGCTTGGGCAAAACCGTGA
- a CDS encoding rhodanese-like domain-containing protein — protein MNAKLLSFILGAAIYQAASADVLIDVRTPDEHAQSHIPNAVLMPVDTVKNSISTVVPDKTETVYLYCRSGNRAEHARQTLLEMGYTDVKNLGSLENARVFLQKHPQTTTAIRTPK, from the coding sequence ATGAACGCCAAATTACTTTCATTTATTTTAGGTGCCGCAATATATCAGGCAGCTTCTGCCGATGTATTGATTGATGTGCGCACACCAGATGAACACGCCCAATCCCATATCCCAAACGCCGTCCTGATGCCTGTAGACACAGTAAAAAACAGTATTTCCACCGTTGTGCCCGATAAAACAGAAACGGTTTATCTCTATTGCCGCAGCGGCAACCGCGCCGAACATGCGCGCCAAACACTGCTTGAAATGGGCTATACGGATGTAAAAAACCTAGGCAGTTTGGAAAATGCCCGCGTGTTTCTCCAAAAACACCCTCAAACAACCACCGCAATCCGGACACCGAAATAA
- a CDS encoding IS3 family transposase — MGNAAVESFFGTLKSECFHTRKYASAAEPEAALRESIRYCNHNGINWNEKD, encoded by the coding sequence TTGGGCAATGCGGCCGTGGAAAGCTTCTTCGGCACATTAAAGTCGGAATGTTTCCATACGCGCAAATACGCTTCCGCTGCCGAACCGGAAGCGGCTTTGCGCGAATCTATCCGTTACTGCAACCATAATGGGATTAATTGGAATGAAAAGGATTGA
- a CDS encoding IS1595 family transposase — MRKSRLSQYKQNKLIELFVAGVTARTAAQLVSVNKNTAAYYFHRLRLLIYHNSPHLEMLDGEVEVDESYFGGQRKGKRGRGAAGKVAVFGLLKRNGKVYTVAVPNTQTATLLPIIREQVKPDSIVYTDCYKSYDVLDVSEFSHFRINHSTHFAERQNHINGIENFWNQAKRHLRKFNGIPKEHFELYLKECEWRFNNSEIKFQISILKQSVKQDLF, encoded by the coding sequence ATGAGAAAAAGTCGTTTAAGTCAGTACAAGCAAAACAAACTGATTGAACTATTTGTTGCAGGTGTTACCGCCCGCACAGCGGCGCAATTAGTTAGCGTCAATAAAAATACCGCTGCCTATTACTTCCACCGTTTGCGCTTACTTATCTATCACAACAGCCCGCATCTGGAAATGCTTGATGGTGAAGTAGAAGTTGATGAAAGCTATTTTGGCGGACAACGCAAAGGCAAACGTGGTCGCGGTGCGGCTGGCAAAGTGGCTGTATTCGGGCTTTTGAAGCGTAATGGTAAGGTTTACACCGTTGCCGTACCCAATACACAAACTGCGACTTTATTGCCAATTATCCGCGAGCAAGTGAAGCCTGATAGCATTGTTTATACCGATTGTTACAAAAGTTATGACGTTCTTGATGTGAGCGAATTTTCACATTTTCGGATCAATCACAGCACACATTTTGCTGAGCGACAAAATCACATTAACGGAATTGAGAACTTTTGGAACCAAGCAAAACGCCATTTACGCAAGTTTAACGGCATTCCCAAAGAGCATTTTGAACTGTATTTGAAAGAGTGTGAATGGCGTTTTAACAACAGTGAGATAAAATTTCAAATTTCTATTTTAAAACAATCAGTAAAGCAGGATTTGTTCTAG
- a CDS encoding IS1595 family transposase — MRKSRLSQYKQNKLIELFVAGVTARTAAQLVSVNKNTAAYYFHRLRLLIYHNSPHLEMLDGEVEVDESYFGGQRKGKRGRGAAGKVAVFGLLKRNGKVYTVAVPNTQTATLLPIIREQVKPDSIVYTDCYKSYDVLDVSEFSHFRINHSTHFAERQNHINGIENFWNQAKRHLRKFNGIPKEHFELYLKECEWRFNNSEIKFQISILKQSVKQDLF, encoded by the coding sequence ATGAGAAAAAGTCGTTTAAGTCAGTACAAGCAAAACAAACTGATTGAACTATTTGTTGCAGGTGTTACCGCTCGCACAGCGGCGCAATTAGTTAGCGTCAATAAAAATACCGCTGCCTATTACTTCCACCGTTTGCGCTTACTTATCTATCACAACAGCCCGCATCTGGAAATGCTTGATGGTGAAGTAGAAGTTGATGAAAGCTATTTTGGCGGACAACGCAAAGGCAAACGTGGTCGCGGTGCGGCTGGCAAAGTGGCTGTATTCGGGCTTTTGAAGCGTAATGGTAAGGTTTACACCGTTGCCGTACCCAATACACAAACTGCGACTTTATTGCCAATTATCCGCGAGCAAGTGAAGCCTGATAGCATTGTTTATACCGATTGTTACAAAAGTTATGACGTTCTTGATGTGAGCGAATTTTCACATTTTCGGATCAATCACAGCACACATTTTGCTGAGCGACAAAATCACATTAACGGAATTGAGAACTTTTGGAACCAAGCAAAACGCCATTTACGCAAGTTTAACGGCATTCCCAAAGAGCATTTTGAACTGTATTTGAAAGAGTGTGAATGGCGTTTTAACAACAGTGAGATAAAATTTCAAATTTCTATTTTAAAACAATCAGTAAAGCAGGATTTGTTCTAG
- the citC gene encoding [citrate (pro-3S)-lyase] ligase: MDSVSCEFERIYTGDLEGIHEVTEFLHQNNLNVDDFIEVFLVLRNGKGEIIACGGIAFGVIKCVAIDDSCRGQGIALTLASSLIQLAAELGYHHLFIYTKPENEPFFTDCSFYPIAAVPGRVVLLENSPVRLKQYQARLAALKQPGERISSIVMTPTRLPTAIFNLIESALAQCDWLHLFVVGEDKSQFSYADRLALIKAGTAHLSRLTVHEGSPYIISRATFPCYFLKQESIVHQCHMELDLSIFRIYIAPPLGITHRFVGNEPNCVITNYYNKQMRIWLKSPEINAPPIEVVQIQRLEYQNDVISATKVRKWLGEGDFETLRHYVPDSTYRFLINKYEKASV; the protein is encoded by the coding sequence ATGGATTCGGTATCGTGTGAATTTGAGCGAATTTATACTGGTGATTTGGAAGGTATCCATGAAGTTACTGAGTTTCTACATCAAAACAATCTCAATGTAGATGATTTTATTGAAGTGTTTTTGGTACTGCGTAACGGCAAAGGCGAAATCATTGCCTGCGGAGGTATTGCATTTGGGGTGATTAAGTGTGTGGCGATAGACGACAGCTGCCGCGGGCAGGGCATTGCGCTCACGTTGGCCTCTTCGCTGATCCAACTGGCCGCCGAACTCGGCTACCATCATCTCTTTATCTACACCAAACCCGAAAATGAGCCGTTTTTTACCGACTGCAGTTTCTATCCGATTGCCGCCGTGCCGGGCCGTGTGGTGCTGCTGGAAAACAGCCCCGTCCGCCTGAAGCAGTATCAGGCCCGGTTGGCGGCGCTCAAGCAGCCCGGCGAGCGTATCAGCTCCATCGTGATGACGCCAACCCGTTTACCAACGGCCATCTTTAATCTGATCGAGAGCGCGTTGGCGCAATGCGACTGGTTGCACCTGTTTGTGGTGGGTGAAGACAAATCGCAGTTTTCCTACGCCGACCGTTTGGCGCTGATTAAGGCGGGCACGGCCCACCTTTCGCGCTTAACGGTGCACGAAGGCTCTCCCTATATCATTTCCCGCGCTACCTTCCCCTGTTATTTCCTGAAGCAGGAAAGCATCGTCCACCAATGCCATATGGAATTGGATTTAAGCATTTTCCGCATTTATATCGCGCCGCCGCTGGGCATCACCCACCGTTTCGTGGGCAACGAGCCTAATTGCGTGATTACCAATTACTACAACAAACAGATGCGCATCTGGCTGAAATCCCCCGAAATCAACGCGCCGCCGATAGAAGTGGTGCAGATTCAGCGTTTGGAATACCAAAACGACGTGATTTCGGCCACCAAAGTGCGCAAATGGTTGGGCGAGGGCGATTTTGAGACGCTGCGGCATTATGTGCCCGACAGCACCTACCGTTTTTTAATCAACAAATATGAAAAGGCCAGTGTATGA
- the lepB gene encoding signal peptidase I: MNNTLIWGALAALAAGLVLYAKSSKLREEGGEWSGGLQWGYLLMMVGIFGILSVFMSFTAVLLIFVLFTGTVWFIHKGRLKKSPVGDSNHFTDYMGGFFPIILVVFVLRTFVAEPFQIPSSSMRPGLVVGDFILVNKFAYGIRTPIVNNVLVPTGQVERGDVVVFNYPEDTKINYIKRAVGLPGDVVEYKNKVLSINGQIVEDRSSGIQNYQENTPQYGMITIETQVFQETIGTHHFEVLKIAGQPSFLPQGVRSDFPDRQSCEYAEDGSWFRCTVPEGHYFMMGDNRDNSEDSRYWGFVSDKLIVGKAFFIWMNFSDISRVGTRIQ, from the coding sequence ATGAACAATACTTTGATTTGGGGCGCACTGGCCGCCTTGGCCGCAGGCCTGGTTTTGTATGCAAAAAGCAGCAAACTGCGGGAAGAGGGCGGCGAGTGGAGCGGCGGCCTGCAATGGGGATACCTGCTGATGATGGTAGGCATATTCGGCATTTTGTCGGTATTTATGAGCTTTACAGCCGTGCTGCTGATTTTCGTACTGTTTACCGGCACCGTATGGTTTATCCACAAAGGCCGTCTGAAAAAAAGCCCGGTAGGCGACAGCAACCATTTCACCGATTACATGGGCGGTTTTTTTCCGATTATTCTGGTGGTGTTTGTGTTGCGCACCTTTGTGGCCGAGCCGTTTCAAATTCCCTCCAGCTCCATGCGCCCGGGGCTGGTGGTGGGCGACTTTATCCTGGTGAACAAATTTGCCTACGGCATCCGCACACCGATTGTCAATAACGTGCTGGTGCCCACCGGCCAAGTGGAGCGCGGCGACGTGGTGGTGTTCAACTATCCCGAAGACACCAAAATCAACTATATCAAGCGCGCCGTCGGCCTGCCCGGCGACGTTGTCGAATATAAAAATAAGGTGTTGAGCATCAACGGCCAAATCGTTGAAGACCGTTCCAGCGGTATTCAAAACTATCAGGAAAACACACCGCAATACGGCATGATTACCATCGAGACCCAAGTTTTTCAAGAAACCATAGGCACACACCATTTCGAAGTGCTGAAAATCGCCGGGCAGCCCAGCTTTCTGCCGCAAGGCGTACGCTCCGATTTCCCTGACCGGCAAAGCTGCGAATATGCGGAAGACGGCTCATGGTTCCGCTGCACCGTGCCCGAAGGCCATTATTTCATGATGGGCGACAACCGCGACAACAGCGAAGATTCCCGTTACTGGGGCTTTGTGAGCGACAAATTGATTGTCGGCAAGGCTTTCTTTATCTGGATGAACTTCAGCGACATCAGTCGAGTAGGCACCCGCATACAGTAA
- a CDS encoding diacylglycerol kinase, translating to MTGQNYAEKMKGKRGIARIIRTAGYSLDGLRSVYRHESAFRQLLWLNTILVISAFVFDFSAVTRMVLVAASFLSLIVELFNTAVEAAADHASAARHEPAERAKDAGAAAQMLALALLALLWLMSLWREYGFNLF from the coding sequence ATGACCGGGCAAAACTATGCAGAAAAAATGAAAGGCAAACGCGGCATCGCACGTATCATCCGTACCGCAGGCTATTCGCTGGACGGCCTGCGCTCGGTCTACCGCCACGAAAGCGCGTTCCGCCAATTGCTGTGGCTGAACACTATATTGGTTATATCGGCGTTTGTTTTCGATTTCAGCGCCGTTACCCGCATGGTGCTGGTTGCCGCATCGTTTTTATCGCTGATAGTCGAATTGTTTAACACCGCCGTTGAAGCCGCCGCAGACCACGCCTCCGCAGCACGGCACGAGCCGGCCGAGCGCGCCAAAGACGCCGGCGCCGCCGCGCAGATGCTGGCATTGGCGCTGCTGGCACTACTGTGGCTGATGTCGCTCTGGCGGGAATACGGCTTTAATCTTTTCTAA
- the citD gene encoding citrate lyase acyl carrier protein codes for MNAITKDSVAGTLESSDVMVYASPNPGGGRLITINSSVGQQFALQIRASVEAVLNRLNIEEAALQIEDKGALDCVLQARVKAALLRAGAQADWEELL; via the coding sequence ATGAACGCGATTACCAAAGACAGCGTGGCCGGCACGTTGGAATCGAGCGACGTGATGGTTTATGCCAGCCCCAACCCCGGCGGCGGCAGGCTGATTACCATCAACAGCTCGGTCGGCCAGCAGTTTGCCCTGCAGATCAGGGCGAGTGTGGAGGCGGTGCTGAACCGTTTGAATATCGAAGAAGCCGCGCTGCAAATCGAAGACAAAGGCGCGCTCGACTGCGTGTTGCAGGCACGGGTGAAAGCCGCGCTGCTGCGCGCCGGCGCGCAGGCGGATTGGGAGGAACTGCTATGA
- a CDS encoding IS3 family transposase, with protein MKRHIRAACRQHKGRCGCRRITAAIRYAGMLANHKTISRLKAVSGRGGGTAVPMPSIARSKEAGNVVPLSCNAVSRRKSQMGNG; from the coding sequence TTGAAACGGCATATCCGTGCGGCTTGCCGGCAACACAAAGGACGCTGCGGCTGCCGCAGGATAACGGCGGCAATCCGCTATGCAGGGATGTTGGCCAACCACAAGACAATCAGCCGTCTGAAGGCGGTGTCGGGCCGGGGCGGCGGTACGGCGGTGCCAATGCCGTCCATCGCCCGTTCGAAAGAGGCCGGCAACGTTGTGCCGCTATCCTGCAACGCCGTTTCAAGGCGGAAAAGCCAAATGGGAAACGGGTAA